The Candidatus Eisenbacteria bacterium genome includes the window CGGGAAGACGACGAAGCGGCGGCGGCGCACCGTGCGCGGCTCGAGAGATACAACGAGGGGGCGCGCGATTTCTCCGCGCGCTCCGCGGCGCGCCAGGCGGAGCTGGACGCGCGGCGGGCGGCGCTCGAGGCGCGGATCGAGGAGCAGCGCCTCTGGAGGGAAGGCGGGGGCGCCGAGAAGTATTGGGCGGAACTCAACCGTTTCTTCGCGAACCTTCACGAAGAGAGGCGGCGTTCGGGCGACCCGGAGCGCTTCGACGGATGCGTCGAGAGGACGCGGGCGATCCGCGCGGCGCTCGGCGCCCGCGCGGCGCGGATCGAGAGCGCGAAAGAGAACGGCCTCCTCGTCGTGCCGGCCCGCCTCGGCGGCGAGGAGGGGTGGTTCCTCGTCGACACCGGCGCCTCCCTCCTCTCCCTCTCGCCGGAGCTGGTGGACGCCCTCGGATGGACGCACCTTCTGGGCGACACATTGGAGAGCGCCGTGGCGGGCGGATTGATCGCCGTCGGGCGGGAACTGATCGTCCCGCAAATCACCGTTCTAGGAGTTACCGCGAAGAACGTGCGCGCCAAGGCGCTCGTCGAGACCCACCCCGGCGTGGACGGCCTCCTCGGCCGGAGCTTCCTTTCACGGTTCAGACTGATCGTCGACGACCGGGCGGAGCAGAGGGTGCGGTTGGAGAGGCGGTAAACGCTACGAGTACTCCCCTCCTTTCGAAATCCAAATCGAAACCGCCATCGAAATCGATCCCGATATCGATGAGGGCTTCATGTACGTGAACCTGGGGGAATTCCGGAATGAATTCCGGGGACACAATACGGAATACCC containing:
- a CDS encoding clan AA aspartic protease: MIFFTRQGFAAAALLRAAGVAAISLLAAGTAGAEERADAREDGDFLGRAEAAVASFEREWSSRFVGDPGGAPLDSLNLSIREYNAWNLAEGDRLDAERKALEEERIALALPNREDDEAAAAHRARLERYNEGARDFSARSAARQAELDARRAALEARIEEQRLWREGGGAEKYWAELNRFFANLHEERRRSGDPERFDGCVERTRAIRAALGARAARIESAKENGLLVVPARLGGEEGWFLVDTGASLLSLSPELVDALGWTHLLGDTLESAVAGGLIAVGRELIVPQITVLGVTAKNVRAKALVETHPGVDGLLGRSFLSRFRLIVDDRAEQRVRLERR